A segment of the Candidatus Methylomirabilota bacterium genome:
GGCCGGCCCCAGCCCCCGACGCTGGAGGCCCGGCTGGACGCGCGTATTATTAAAGGAGTAGCCCGCCCTGCAGCTGACCCCGCCGACCCGCACCTCCGTCAGCGCCAGGCACTCGACTCCGATGACGGCTCCCTCGCGCTCTGCCACCAGCGCCTGGGAAACGGGGTAGGCGTCGGTACGGGCGAAGAAATTGGCGCGGGCCTGGATGAGGGACGCCCCCGCGTGGGGCGCCGTACCCTCGAGGGCAAGCATGGAGGGGTGGTCGTCCTCGGTCGCTTCCCGAAGGACGGTGTCCCCTGCAATCTGGGTCAGGAGCGAATGGGTCGTAGGCCCTCCCCCCGCGATCGAGTCCTTCTCCGGCCGCGCTCGGCCGCCATCCTACCCCAGGCCGGAAGACTGGGGCAGTGAAAGAATCGAGATGCGGGCGTTGCCACGGTATCCCGGCTGGCGTAGGTTTTCGGCACCTCTCCCACGTTCCAGGAGGACACCATGACAGACCTTGTGCTCGTCGAGCAGTCGGAAGGGGTCCGGACGCTCTCCCTCAACCGGCCCGATGCCCTCAATGCCCTGACGGTCCCAGCCATAGCGGCGCTGGCCGACCGCCTCGAGGAGGCCGCCGCGGATCCCCCCAGGCGCCGCCAGCTCCGGTGAGCGCGCCGTGGTGATCACGGGCGCGGGCAGCGCCTTCTCGGCGGGCGGTGACCGGGCGTTCCTCGAGGAGCTGCCGGCCATGCCGCCGGCCCGCATCCGCGAGGTGGTCTACGGCACCTTCCAGCGCGTGCCGCGGGCCATACGCTCTATGGACAAGCCCGTGGTCGCCGCCGTCAACGGCGCGGCCGTGGGCGCCGGGTGCGAGATCACGGTCGCCTGCGATTTCCGGATCGCCTCTTCGCTCACGCGCTTCGGCGAGGTCTGGATCAACCTCGGCTGCGTGCCGGCGCTCGGCGGGATGTTCCTCCTGCCGCGGATCGTGGGCCTGGTGAAGGCGACGGAGCTCGTGATGACCTGCGAGATCATCGACGCCGCGGAGGCCCTGCGCATCGGCCTGGTGAACAAGGTCGTCATGCCGCCCGAACTGCCGCGCGCGGCCTTCGAGCTCGCGCAGCGGCTGGCGCGCGGTCCCGCGCGCGCGCTCGCGGCGGCCAAGACCGCGCTCAACCGCGGGCTCGACTCGACGTTCCTTGCCGAGCTCGAGGCGACGCTCGAGCAGCAGACCGCCTGTTTCGCCACGCGGGACTTCGCCGAGGGCGTGGAGGCCCTGGCGGCCAAGCGCCCGCCCCGTTTCACCAGCGCGTAGCCGAAGGGCGGCGACCGGGGCCACGGCTATCGCCCTCGTCAGCGCAGGTGTGTTGGACGTTGGTGACGACGACGTTCTTGCGGAAGAGCAACGCCCCCTTGATCAGGAGCGCCGTCTGGTTGTGGAGCAGGTGCTGCCACCACTTGGCCGGCACGAATTCGGGGACGACGATCGTGACCATGTGATTGTCGCCGATCGCCAGCAGGTGGTCGAGGTATTTCAGGAACGGATGGAGCAGTGACCGGTAGGGTGAGGACAGCACGACGAGGGGCGCGCCCATGCCCCACTTGATCGATTTCTCCTCGAGGCGCCGCGTCTTGTCCGGGTCGAGCTCGACGTAGACGCCCTTGACCGACGGCGAGAGCATTCGCGCGTACTGGAGCGTGTGGAGCACGCCCTTGTGGAGGTCGCCCACCAGGACCAGCACGGTGTGCTCCATGGGCGAGTGGCCTTCGAAGCCGTCCAACGACAGCTGGGCCGCGACCTGGCCGTAGTGCCGATTGATGCTCACGAAATGGGCCATCAGGAGCCCGCCCAGGATCACCACGATCCAGGCTCCGCCCACGAACTTCGTGACGCCGACGATCAGCATCACGAGCCCCGTGGTGGCCGCCCCGAGCCCGCTGACCGCGACGCGCCACCGCCAACCTGCCGGGCGCCAGCTGATCCAGCGCCGCACCATGCCGGACTGGGACAAGGTGAACGAGGTGAAGACCCCTACGGCGTACAACGGGATCAGCGCGTGGGTACTCCCGTCGAACACCGCGATGAGTGTCGCGGAGGCCACGCCGAGAATGATGACCCCGTTTGAGAACACCAGCCGGTCGCCCCGACTCGCGAACTGCCTGGGCAGGTAGCCATCGCGGGCCATGAAAAACGCCAGCCGCGGAAAGTCCGCGAAGGCGGTGTTGGCGGCCAACACCAGGATGATCACCGAGATGGCCTGAACGAAGTAGTAGAGCAGCCCGCTCCCGAAGTTCCGCCGTGTCAGCTGCGACACTACGGTCTCCTCGTCGTGCGGGACGATGCCGTGGATCGAGGCCAGCAGCGTGATGCCTACGAACAGCGCGATCATGATCAGGCCCAACGCGACCAGCACCGTCTGCGCGTTTTTCACCTCCGGCGGCTTGAACGCCGTCACCCCATCCGAGACCGCCTCGATCCCGGTCAGGGCTACGGCGCCGGAGGCAAACGCCCGCAGGATCAGAAACACACCCAGCGTCTCTGTGGCTTCGCGGACAGGCGGCGCCGGCGGCTACACGGGGAGCCCCCAGACCACGTAGTCGCCGAAGCCGTAGAGCATCAGGAGCGCGTAGGCGCCGATAAAGAGATAGCTCCAGACCGCGAAGAAGCGGGCGGACTCGCGGATGCCCCGGAGGTTGGCGAGGCCGATCAACCCGACCAGGCTGACCCCCAACAGGACGCGGTACGGGTAGAGCGCGGGCAACGCCGACGTCAGCGCAGCGACGCCAGCCGACACGCTCACCGCGACCGTCAACGTGTAGTCGATGAGCAGGGCGGCGCACGCCGTGAGACCCAGATAGACGCCCAGGTTGTCTTTAGTAACGAGGTAGTCGCTGGCGCCCTGCGGGTACGACGCGATCGTCTATCGGTACGAGCTGATGACGACGGCGATGACGACGCCGATGACCACGCCGATGGGCACGGCGTACGTGAGGGCCGCGACCCCGGCCAGCACGAGGACCCGCAGGATCTCCTCGGTCGCGGAGGCCACGGAGGAGAGGTTGTCCGAAGCGAACACCGCGAGCCCCGTGGCCTTCCCGAGGCGCCCGTGCCGCGCCTGCGCCGTGGCCAAGGGGCTCCCGACCAGGAGCTTCTCGAGAGAGTTGAGGTTCACCGGACGTTCCCGAAGGCCATACCCTAGCCGGGTCAGTCAGGCCTTAAGGTGGAAGGGAACGTCCACCACCACGATGCCCGGCCGGAAGAGCAGCGCGCCCTTGACCAGAAGCGCCGTCTGGTTGTGGAGCGCGTGCTGCCACCAGTGGCGCGGCACGAACTCGGGGATGACGATGGTGATGACCCCGTGCGGCGCCTGGCTCTGTATGCGGTCCATGTACTCGAAGAGCGGCCCCAGCACCGAGCGGTAGGGTGACGACAACACCACCAGCGGCACCCCGCAGCCCCCTTTGGCCCAACGCTCCTCGAGCCGAAGCGTGCGGGCCGGGTCGAGCTCGACGTAGACCGCCTTGGGGTTCGAGGACAGCGACTGTGCGAAGCGGAGCGCCCGCACCACGCCCATGTGGAGATCGCCCACCAGCACGAGCACTGTGTTGGTCATCGGCGGCTCGTCGGACAGGTGTTCGAGCGAGAGCTGTCCGGCGACGTCTACATAGTGGCGGCGGATGGACACGAACATCATGACCAGGAGCGGGATCAGCAGCACGACCACCCAGGCGCCGTGCGTGAACTTGGTGGCGGTGATGACCATCACCACGAGCCCCGTCGTGGCGGCGCCCACCGCGTTGACCCACCAGCGCCACCGCCATCCCGGCTCGCGCCGGACGAGCCACCGTCGGACCATGCTCGCCTGCGAGAGCGTGAAGGAGAGGAACACTCCGACCGCGTACAGCGGGATCAGCGCGTGCGTGCTCCCGCCAAAGAGCACGAGCAGCAGCGCCGCCGTCCCTCCCAGGATGAGGATGCCGTTGGAGAACACGAGCCGGTCGCCCCGCGTGCCGAACTGGCGCGGCAGGAAACCATCCCGGGCGAGGAAGAAGGACAGCCGCGGAAAGTCGGCGAAGGCCGTGTTGGCCGCCAGCACCAGGATGAGCATGGTGGAGCCCTGCAGCGCGTAATAGAAGAGGCCCTCGCCGACGATCTGGCGCGCCAACTGGGAGACGATGGTCTCCTCCGGGAGCGGCGTCAAGCCGTAGTGACGCGTGAGGAACGTGATGCCCATGAAAAGCGAAATCAGGATGACGCCGAGCCACGCCAGCACGACGCGCGCGTTCTTCGCCTCGGGCGGCTTGAAGGCCGGTACCCCGTCCGAGACCGCCTCGACCCCGGTGAGCGCCGCGCAGCCCGAAGCGAAGGCGCGGAGGACCAGGAAGAGCGTCAGCTCGTGCGCGCCCGGGATAACCGGGCGCATCGCCTGAGCCGGCGCGTCCCAGCCGAAGGTCCAGCGGACGAGCCCGTAAACGATCAGGACGCAGAATCCGGCGATGAACAGGTAGGTCGGCAGCGCGAAGAGCTTGCCGGACTCGCGGATGCCCCTGAGGTTGGCGAGCGTCACGAGGGCGACGAACGCCACGCCGATGACGATGCGGTACGGGTAGAGCCACGGCACGGCGGACGTCAGCGCCGCGACCCCCGCCGCCACGCTGACGGCCACGGTCAGCACGTAGTCGATCAGGAGCGCCCCGCCCGAGATGAGTCCCGGCAGCGTGCCGAGGTTGTCCTTGGTGACGATGTAGGAGCCGCCGCCCAGCGGGTAGGCTAGGATAGTCTGCCGGTACGAGCTGACGACGACCGCGATCAGGACGGCGATGGCGACGCCGATGGGGATCGAGTAGTGGAGGGCGACCGTGCCGGCCAGGACGAGGATAAGCAGGATCTCCTCGGTCGCGTACGCGACGGACGAGAGCGCATCCGAGGAGAAGACCGCGAGCGCAGAGGTTTTGGAGAGCCGCTCGTGGCGGGCCTGCGCCGTGGCCAGAGGACTCCCAACCAGAAGCTTCTTGACGGAATTGAGGTTCACCGGAAGGTTCCCGAAGGCTTTACCCTAGCCGCGCCCCGCGTCAAGGTCAAGCGTCGCGGCCGAAGGGCGCCGGGGCACCGCCATCCTTGTGTGGACGGCACCGGGTTGCTAGGCTCCAGCCGGTCGGTGCCACGGACGCGCGAGCACGCCAAACCAAGGAGACGCCCATGGACATCCTGGTTCCGGACATCGCCATCACCGAGAAGGTTGTGCGGTCGGTGGGCGTATACCTCTTCCTGCTGGTCGCCTTCCGTGTGGCGGGCAAGCGCCAGCTGGGGCAGCTCACGGCCTTCGACCTGGTCGTCCTGCTGGTCATCAGCAACGTGCTCCAGAACGCGGCCATCGGCAGCGACAACTCCCTGGGCGGCGGGCTCGTCGGCGCCTCCGTCATCATCGCGCTCAACTGGCTGGTGGCGTGGCTCACCTTTCGCCACAAGCGCCTCGAGAGGATGGTTGAGAATGTCCCGACCGTCCTCGTCAAGCACGGCCAAATCCTCCATGCGAATCTCGACCGCGAGCACATGAGCATGCCCGAGCTGCGCGCCGCCCTTCGCAAGGAAGGCATCACGACGATGAGCGAGGTCCGCTACGCCATCCTCGAAGAGGATGGGCACGTGAGCGTCATCCCCCGGAGGCCCGTGCCCGCGTGACCGAGTTCGCCGGCTGGTTCGCCACACAGGCGGGCGTCCTGGACCCGGGTACGGCCGTCGCTCACTGGGGCTATGTCGCCGTCTTCGTGCTCGTGATCCTCGGCAATGCGGGTGTGCCGGTCCCCGAGGAGACCGTACTGGTGGTGGCGGGCTTCCTCGTGTGGCGCGGCCAGCTGCGCCTGGATCTCGTGCTGGCGGTCGGCTTCGTGAGCGCGGTGGTCGGCGACAACGTAGGATACTGGATCGGCCGCCGCTTCGGCCGTGGCGCACTCGAGCGCCACGCCCACTGGATCCTCGGCCACCCCGAGCGGCTCGGGGCGATGCAGGGATTCGTCGGGCGGCGGGGCGCGATGGCAATCTTCGTCGCGCGCTTCGTTCCTGGGCTGCGCTTCATGGCCGGCCCCTTGGCGGGCGCGCTCGGGCTCGGCGTGTGGCCCTTCCTCGCCGCCAACGTCCTCGGGGCAGTCGTCTATGTCCCGATCATGGTCGGCGTCGGCTGGGCGCTCGGCTACGGCTTCGGCGACTACGTGGAGCCGCTGCGCCACATCGTGGGCAACATAGAGCACGTGACGCTTGGGCTCGTGGTCGCGGCGGCCGCCGCGGTCCTGGGGTGGCGCGTCATCCAGGCCGCGCGCGGCCGCCGCCGGTGAGAGCAGCCGGGCTCAGTGGGTCTTGGCCTCGCTGAAGCCGTCCGAGCCCTTGAGCCGCTCGTCCGTGCCGGGAATGTAGCGCCGCTCCAGCTCCTGGAAATGGGCGACGCTGGCCATGACATGGTGGCTGTCGGTCGGGTGGCCGACCTTCGTCCGCTCGAGCGCCCACGGGGCCTGCTCCT
Coding sequences within it:
- a CDS encoding APC family permease; its protein translation is MNLNSVKKLLVGSPLATAQARHERLSKTSALAVFSSDALSSVAYATEEILLILVLAGTVALHYSIPIGVAIAVLIAVVVSSYRQTILAYPLGGGSYIVTKDNLGTLPGLISGGALLIDYVLTVAVSVAAGVAALTSAVPWLYPYRIVIGVAFVALVTLANLRGIRESGKLFALPTYLFIAGFCVLIVYGLVRWTFGWDAPAQAMRPVIPGAHELTLFLVLRAFASGCAALTGVEAVSDGVPAFKPPEAKNARVVLAWLGVILISLFMGITFLTRHYGLTPLPEETIVSQLARQIVGEGLFYYALQGSTMLILVLAANTAFADFPRLSFFLARDGFLPRQFGTRGDRLVFSNGILILGGTAALLLVLFGGSTHALIPLYAVGVFLSFTLSQASMVRRWLVRREPGWRWRWWVNAVGAATTGLVVMVITATKFTHGAWVVVLLIPLLVMMFVSIRRHYVDVAGQLSLEHLSDEPPMTNTVLVLVGDLHMGVVRALRFAQSLSSNPKAVYVELDPARTLRLEERWAKGGCGVPLVVLSSPYRSVLGPLFEYMDRIQSQAPHGVITIVIPEFVPRHWWQHALHNQTALLVKGALLFRPGIVVVDVPFHLKA
- a CDS encoding YetF domain-containing protein yields the protein MDILVPDIAITEKVVRSVGVYLFLLVAFRVAGKRQLGQLTAFDLVVLLVISNVLQNAAIGSDNSLGGGLVGASVIIALNWLVAWLTFRHKRLERMVENVPTVLVKHGQILHANLDREHMSMPELRAALRKEGITTMSEVRYAILEEDGHVSVIPRRPVPA
- a CDS encoding enoyl-CoA hydratase-related protein is translated as MVITGAGSAFSAGGDRAFLEELPAMPPARIREVVYGTFQRVPRAIRSMDKPVVAAVNGAAVGAGCEITVACDFRIASSLTRFGEVWINLGCVPALGGMFLLPRIVGLVKATELVMTCEIIDAAEALRIGLVNKVVMPPELPRAAFELAQRLARGPARALAAAKTALNRGLDSTFLAELEATLEQQTACFATRDFAEGVEALAAKRPPRFTSA